From Kineosporia succinea, the proteins below share one genomic window:
- a CDS encoding aldehyde dehydrogenase family protein, with product MSSPATQLAVAPDGTPAFEGTLYIGGQWRAASASRPVLNPADGSEICQVDEASADDVRDAVAAARRTFDAGEWSATPVSERSAILNRVADLLQANRSQIARIETLDTGKTLRESEIDVDDVTSVFRYYAALALGDPGRLVDAGDPAVVSRVVHEPVGVCVAIGPWNYPLLQISWKVAPALAAGCTVVIKPSEVTPLTTVILAGLLEDAGVPAGVANLLLGSGAVVGAGLVASEDVDLVSFTGGLDTGRTIMRTAADTVKKVALELGGKNPHIVFADADREAALDAALTGVFLHAGQVCSAGTRLLLEDSLHDEFVAELVRRAELIRVGPGLDPSSEMPPLVSAEHLAKVEGYVALGLQEGAKLLTGGARLSADQAGYFYRPTVFAGCSREMRIVQEETFGPIVTVERFSSEDEAVFLGNDTRYGLAGGVWTSDRARAHRVAGRLRHGTVWINEFGPYLPQAEWGGFKLSGTGRELGPSGLAEYREAKHLYENTAPSAQHWFSGGASA from the coding sequence ATGTCATCCCCGGCAACTCAGCTCGCAGTCGCCCCCGACGGCACTCCAGCGTTCGAGGGGACGCTCTACATCGGTGGGCAGTGGCGTGCGGCCTCGGCCTCCCGGCCGGTGCTGAATCCCGCTGACGGCAGCGAGATCTGCCAGGTGGACGAGGCTTCCGCCGATGACGTGCGGGATGCCGTGGCGGCCGCGCGGCGCACGTTCGACGCGGGGGAGTGGAGCGCGACGCCGGTCTCCGAGCGCAGTGCGATCCTGAACCGGGTGGCCGATCTGCTGCAGGCCAACCGCTCGCAGATCGCCCGGATCGAGACCCTCGACACCGGAAAGACCCTGCGGGAGAGCGAGATCGATGTCGACGACGTGACATCGGTGTTTCGCTACTACGCCGCCCTGGCGCTGGGGGATCCCGGCCGGCTCGTCGACGCGGGCGATCCGGCCGTCGTCAGCCGTGTGGTTCACGAGCCGGTCGGGGTCTGCGTGGCGATCGGGCCGTGGAACTATCCGCTGCTGCAGATCTCCTGGAAGGTCGCGCCCGCGCTGGCGGCCGGCTGCACCGTCGTGATCAAGCCGAGCGAGGTCACGCCGCTCACCACGGTGATCCTGGCGGGCCTGCTCGAGGACGCGGGGGTACCGGCGGGGGTCGCGAACCTGCTGCTCGGGTCGGGTGCGGTGGTGGGCGCGGGGCTGGTGGCCAGTGAAGACGTCGACCTGGTCTCGTTCACCGGCGGTCTGGACACCGGGCGCACGATCATGCGGACCGCCGCGGACACCGTGAAGAAGGTCGCGCTCGAGCTCGGCGGCAAGAACCCGCACATCGTGTTCGCGGACGCCGACCGGGAGGCCGCGCTCGATGCGGCGCTGACCGGGGTGTTCCTGCATGCGGGCCAGGTCTGCTCGGCGGGTACCCGGCTGCTGCTGGAAGACTCTCTGCACGACGAGTTCGTGGCCGAGCTGGTGCGGCGGGCGGAGCTGATCCGTGTCGGGCCCGGCCTTGATCCCTCGTCGGAGATGCCGCCGCTGGTGTCGGCGGAGCATCTGGCCAAGGTCGAGGGCTATGTCGCTCTCGGTCTGCAGGAGGGGGCGAAGCTGCTGACCGGGGGTGCGCGACTCTCCGCCGATCAGGCCGGGTACTTCTACCGGCCAACGGTTTTCGCCGGGTGCTCGCGGGAGATGCGGATCGTGCAGGAGGAGACGTTCGGGCCGATCGTCACGGTCGAGCGGTTCTCCTCGGAAGACGAGGCGGTCTTCCTGGGCAACGACACCCGCTACGGGCTGGCGGGCGGGGTGTGGACGTCGGACCGGGCCCGCGCGCACCGGGTGGCCGGGCGGCTTCGGCACGGCACGGTCTGGATCAACGAGTTCGGGCCCTACCTGCCGCAGGCCGAGTGGGGCGGGTTCAAGCTCTCCGGCACCGGGCGGGAACTGGGGCCCAGCGGGCTGGCGGAGTACCGGGAGGCCAAGCACCTCTACGAGAACACGGCCCCCTCGGCGCAACACTGGTTCTCCGGGGGCGCTTCCGCCTGA